The DNA segment ATTTTTACCTCAAAACTTCTCTGGAATATGGAGTGGTGAACATTTAGGTAAAAGATATCCAAGTTCAACTGCACCTTATGCATTTGGTGAGAGTTCTAACCAAGTTACAAGTTACGGTTTCGACCAACAAACATCTTGTCCTGAGACAAAATGTTCGTTAGTGCGAATAGAGAAAGCATAGGGGAAGGGGTAAAAGATGAGTAAAGAGCCACAATTTGCAAGAATGAAGTTTTATTGCGATGAGAACCTGTGTATCGACTGTAACGGATGTGTAGTAGCGTGTAAAGAAGCACATGAAGTGCCAGTTGGAGTAAATAGAAGAAAAGTAGTAGCAATAAATGAAGGGATAGTAGGTAAAGAGATATCAATATCAATGGCATGTATGCATTGCGCAGATGCACCATGCCAACAAGTGTGCCCAGTAGATTGCTTCTATATAAGAACAGATGGGATAGTACTGCATGATAAAGATAAATGTATAGGATGTGGATATTGTCTGTTTGCCTGCCCATTTGGAGCACCACAATTTCCAAAAGATGGAGCATTTGGAACAAAAGGGAAAATGGATAAATGTACAATGTGTGCAGGTGGACCAGAAGAGACGAACTCACATGAAGAGTTTGAGAAATATGGACAAAATAGAATATCAGAAGGGAAAGTTCCAATGTGCGCATCAATGTGTTCAACAAAAGCTTTATTAGTAGGTGATGCTGATGAAGTAGCCTTGATAAAAACATATAGAGCGACACATAAAGGTATAGGTATTGCAACAGAATCGTATGGATGGTAAAAGAGATGAAAAATAGCTCATTTTATCAAAGAAATAAAGCATATATACTAACGGCATTAGGACTGTCAATAGTAGGATTTGTGTTTTTGAAGTTCTTAATGATAGTAGATTGGGAATACTTTATAAAATATAAACTTCATATACTGTTTACAGGGAATTTGGATGGAGTGTTAACTCCACCAACTTCAACCTATGAAGCGATGGTAAATAAAGCCTTTGGACCAGCATATGAAGCCTTTGCCCCAGAGATAATAAGAGCAAGTAATGAGAGACAACTCTATATCTGGTGGGTGTTCGTGGCAGAGATGTTTATATTCTGTATGATGTACCTGTTTCAAGGAAGAAAAGAAGCAGTAATAACAAGACCAGAAGATACAGTAAAAGTGTTTGGCTTTTTCCATAGAGTAATAATATGGCTGAATGTAGTAATCATGATAACTCTAATAATAACAGGGTTTAATATCACATGGGGATTGAGAAGTGAAGGTGGATTGATACCGTTTTTATTAAGAGGTACCCATGAGATAACAGGATTGCTGTGGTTTCCTGTGTGGATGATAATGAGTATAATAGCATTTAAAGACTCAAAAATCATTTTTAATAATAGCTTGACAAAAAAAGTGCTTTTACCAGGGAAATATAAGCCAATGAAGAGGATAATATACTACTTCTTTGTAATTATGGGAGCAGGATTGTTAATAAGTGGATTTGTAATATGGTATTTGCACCCAAGTTCGCTTACAAATGCACATTTTATACAATTTAAAAGATTGATGTTATATGTACATTTCGGATCAAGTGTATTGATAATGTTTTTTATAATGGACTTTGTATATTCAACATTAGTTGCAGTAAAAGGTAACTTAAAAGGGTTGATAACAGGAAGATATCCAAAAGAGCATTTGGAACAACTAGCACCGGATGTATTAGAAGATATAGAGAGAAGAGGGGAAAAAGGATGAGTAAACCTAAAAGAAGTGAAAACTTCTTCCCCCTTTTGGAAGATATTAGTGGTCACTATAAAGAGGTGATTATGGAAAAAGTATCTGAAGAGAGGATGGAAACACTAGAAGATTATGTAATTAAAGAAGAGAAGATTGAATTCTATTTAAATAAAGATAAATTTCTTTCGGTTATGTCAATAGCTAAACATCAAAAAGCACATATAATTGGATTTTTGTTAAGTGAAGCAGTGATAAAAAGTGTTGACGATGTAGAAGAGATAAATTTAAGTGAAGATGGTTTAAAAGTAGAAGTAATTGCAGAAGTGAGTCAAGAAGGATATGAAAATCTTTTTAAAGAAAAAACCTTGACTTCTGGATGTTGCGTTGGTGTAACAGGAAATGCAGACAAAGCATTTGAATGTGCTTTTGTAAGTACTGATTATAAAGTTGAGGCAAAAAAAATATTAAACTATATGGTTGAGTTTAATACTCCTACAGAACTTTTTTATAAAACTGGGTGTGTTCACACAGCAGAGTTAGTTTTAGAAGATGGAAGTATCTATAAGAGTGAAGATATTGGAAGACATAATGCAATTGATAAAGTAGTAGGTC comes from the Halarcobacter ebronensis genome and includes:
- the fdh3B gene encoding formate dehydrogenase FDH3 subunit beta, with product MSKEPQFARMKFYCDENLCIDCNGCVVACKEAHEVPVGVNRRKVVAINEGIVGKEISISMACMHCADAPCQQVCPVDCFYIRTDGIVLHDKDKCIGCGYCLFACPFGAPQFPKDGAFGTKGKMDKCTMCAGGPEETNSHEEFEKYGQNRISEGKVPMCASMCSTKALLVGDADEVALIKTYRATHKGIGIATESYGW
- a CDS encoding cytochrome b/b6 domain-containing protein translates to MVKEMKNSSFYQRNKAYILTALGLSIVGFVFLKFLMIVDWEYFIKYKLHILFTGNLDGVLTPPTSTYEAMVNKAFGPAYEAFAPEIIRASNERQLYIWWVFVAEMFIFCMMYLFQGRKEAVITRPEDTVKVFGFFHRVIIWLNVVIMITLIITGFNITWGLRSEGGLIPFLLRGTHEITGLLWFPVWMIMSIIAFKDSKIIFNNSLTKKVLLPGKYKPMKRIIYYFFVIMGAGLLISGFVIWYLHPSSLTNAHFIQFKRLMLYVHFGSSVLIMFFIMDFVYSTLVAVKGNLKGLITGRYPKEHLEQLAPDVLEDIERRGEKG
- the fdhD gene encoding formate dehydrogenase accessory sulfurtransferase FdhD, whose product is MSKPKRSENFFPLLEDISGHYKEVIMEKVSEERMETLEDYVIKEEKIEFYLNKDKFLSVMSIAKHQKAHIIGFLLSEAVIKSVDDVEEINLSEDGLKVEVIAEVSQEGYENLFKEKTLTSGCCVGVTGNADKAFECAFVSTDYKVEAKKILNYMVEFNTPTELFYKTGCVHTAELVLEDGSIYKSEDIGRHNAIDKVVGQAAMDKKDIKRSVLYSSGRLSQEMVVKCVMHKIPIVVSKAAVTFQGIKSANEHGITIIGFARNSKMNVYTHSGRVYV